Proteins encoded within one genomic window of Chrysemys picta bellii isolate R12L10 chromosome 6, ASM1138683v2, whole genome shotgun sequence:
- the ZBTB5 gene encoding zinc finger and BTB domain-containing protein 5, with the protein MDFPGHFEQIFQQLNYQRLHGQLCDCVIVVGNRHFKAHRSVLAACSTHFRALFTVAEGDQTMNMIQLDSEVVTAEAFAALIDMMYTSTLMLGESNVMDVLLAASHLHLNSVVKACKHYLTTRTLPMSPPSDRVQEQNARMQRSFMLQQLGLSIVSSALNSTQSTEEQQNTMSSSMRSNIEQRTTFPIRRLHKRKQSSEDRARQRIRPTIDESIISDVAPESGQSVVHSREEFFSPDSLKIVDNSKADVVTDNQEDNTIMFDQSFGPQEDAQVPSQSDNSGGNISQMSMASQATQVETSFDQEATSEKNNFQCENPEISLNEKEHMRVVVKSEPLSSPEPQDEVSDVTSQAEGSESVEVEGGVVSAEKIELSPESSDRSFSDPQSSTDRVGDIHILEVSNNLEHKSTFSISNFLNKSRGGNFGANQNDDNIPNTTSDCRMDGDASYLMSPESGPTNGHSSATVSHVENPFNEPADSHFIRPMQDVMGLPCVQTSGYRAAEQFGMDFPRSGLGLHSLSRAMMGSPRGGASNFPGYRRIAPKMPVVTSVRSSQMQDSTSNSQLIMNGTSSSFENGHPSQPGPPQLTRASADVLSKCKKALSEHNVLVVEGARKYACKICCKTFLTLTDCKKHIRVHTGEKPYACLKCGKRFSQSSHLYKHSKTTCLRWQSSNLPSTLL; encoded by the coding sequence AGCAAATCTTTCAACAGCTAAACTACCAGCGTCTTCATGGTCAACTTTGTGACTGTGTCATTGTGGTGGGGAACAGGCATTTCAAAGCCCATCGCTCCGTTTTGGCAGCATGCAGCACACATTTTCGAGCTCTCTTTACGGTAGCAGAGGGAGACCAGACCATGAACATGATCCAACTGGACAGTGAGGTAGTAACAGCGGAGGCCTTTGCGGCTCTGATTGACATGATGTACACCTCCACGCTCATGCTTGGAGAGAGCAATGTTATGGATGTCTTGCTGGCAGCTTCTCACTTACATTTGAACTCGGTTGTTAAAGCATGTAAACACTACCTTACTACAAGGACGCTGCCAATGTCGCCACCTAGTGATAGAGTTCAAGAACAAAATGCACGCATGCAAAGATCTTTCATGCTTCAGCAGCTTGGACTGAGTATAGTGAGCTCTGCATTAAATTCCACCCAGAGCACAGAGGAACAACAAAATACTATGAGCTCATCAATGAGAAGTAACATAGAACAACGCACTACTTTTCCGATTCGGCGTCTCCACAAACGGAAACAGTCTTCTGAAGACCGGGCCAGACAGCGCATCAGGCCTACCATAGACGAGTCCATCATTTCAGATGTTGCCCCAGAGAGCGGGCAGTCGGTAGTTCATTCACGGGaagaatttttttcaccagattcACTGAAGATTGTGGACAATTCTAAAGCTGATGTTGTGACTGATAATCAAGAGGATAACACCATTATGTTTGATCAGTCTTTTGGTCCCCAAGAAGATGCCCAAGTGCCCAGTCAGTCTGACAACAGTGGAGGAAACATTTCGCAAATGTCCATGGCATCTCAAGCAACGCAAGTGGAAACTAGCTTTGACCAAGAAGCTACTTCTGAGAAAAACAACTTTCAGTGTGAAAATCCAGAGATCAGTCTAAATGAAAAAGAACATATGAGGGTGGTGGTTAAATCCGAGCCCTTGAGTTCCCCAGAGCCTCAAGATGAAGTGAGTGATGTCACTTCCCAAGCAGAAGGCAGTGAGTCTGTTGAAGTGGAAGGAGGAGTAGTCAGTGCAGAAAAGATAGAACTGAGTCCGGAAAGTAGCGATCGTAGCTTTTCTGACCCCCAATCTAGTACTGATAGGGTTGGTGACATCCATATTTTGGAGGTGTCGAATAACCTGGAACACAAGTCTACTTTCAGTATCTCAAATTTTCTGAATAAGAGCCGAGGTGGCAATTTTGGTGCTAATCAAAATGATGACAACATTCCAAATACAACCAGTGACTGCAGAATGGATGGAGACGCCTCTTATTTAATGAGTCCAGAGTCTGGGCCTACTAATGGCCATTCCTCTGCTACCGTCTCTCATGTGGAGAATCCATTCAATGAACCTGCAGACTCTCACTTTATTAGACCTATGCAGGATGTAATGGGTCTTCCATGTGTACAGACTTCTGGATACCGGGCAGCAGAACAGTTTGGGATGGACTTTCCAAGGTCTGGCTTGGGACTACACTCTTTATCAAGGGCAATGATGGGCTCTCCAAGAGGTGGAGCTAGTAACTTTCCCGGCTACCGTCGCATAGCCCCCAAAATGCCTGTTGTGACCTCTGTTAGGAGCTCCCAAATGCAAGATAGTACATCTAATTCCCAGTTGATCATGAATGGGACCAGTTCCTCTTTCGAAAATGGGCATCCTTCCCAGCCTGGTCCACCACAGTTGACCAGGGCATCTGCTGATGTTCTTTCAAAATGTAAGAAGGCCTTATCTGAGCACAATGTCTTGGTTGTAGAAGGTGCTCGCAAATATGCCTGTAAAATCTGCTGCAAGACTTTCTTGACCTTAACAGACTGTAAGAAGCACATCCGCGTGCACACAGGAGAAAAGCCTTATGCCTGTTTAAAGTGTGGCAAACGGTTCAGCCAGTCCAGCCATTTGTATAAACATTCCAAAACGACCTGCCTGCGGTGGCAGAGCAGCAACCTACCCAGCACTTTGCtttaa